Proteins from a genomic interval of Macaca thibetana thibetana isolate TM-01 chromosome 17, ASM2454274v1, whole genome shotgun sequence:
- the ATP4B gene encoding potassium-transporting ATPase subunit beta, giving the protein MAALQEKKTCGQRMEEFQHYCWNPDTGQMLGRTLSRWVWISLYYVAFYVVMTGLFALCLYVLMQTVDPYTPDYQDQLRSPGVTLRPDIYGEKGREIVYNVSDNRTWADLTQTLHTFLAGYSPAAQEDSINCTSEQYFFQESFSAPNHTKFSCKFMADMLQNCSGLADPNFGFEEGKPCFIIKMNRIVKFLPSNGSAPRVDCAFLDQPRELGQPLQVEYYPPNGTFSLHYFPYYGKKAQPHYSNPLVAAKLLNVPWNAEVAIVCKVMAEHVTFDNPHDPYEGKVEFKLKIEK; this is encoded by the exons ATGGCGGCACTGCAGGAGAAGAAGACGTGCGGACAGCGCATGGAGGAGTTCCAGCACTACTGCTGGAATCCGGACACGGGGCAGATGCTGGGTCGCACCCTGTCCCGGTGGG TGTGGATCAGCCTGTACTACGTGGCCTTCTACGTGGTGATGACTGGGCTCTTCGCCCTGTGCCTCTACGTGCTGATGCAGACGGTTGACCCGTACACGCCCGACTACCAAGACCAGCTACGGTCACCAG GGGTAACCTTAAGGCCGGATATTTACGGGGAGAAAGGCCGGGAAATTGTCTACAACGTCTCTGATAACAGAACCTGGGCAGACCTCACACAGACTCTCCACACCTTCCTAGCAG GCTACTCTCCAGCAGCCCAGGAGGACAGCATCAACTGCACCTCCGAGCAGTACTTCTTCCAGGAGAGTTTCTCCGCTCCCAACCACACCAAGTTCTCCTGCAAGTTCATGGCAGATATGCTGCAGAACTGCTCAGGCCTGGCGGATCCCAACTTCGGCTTTGAAGAAGGAAAGCcgtgttttattattaaaatgaacagG ATTGTCAAGTTCCTCCCCAGCAACGGCTCGGCCCCCAGAGTGGACTGCGCCTTCCTG GACCAGCCCCGCGAGCTCGGCCAGCCACTGCAGGTCGAGTACTACCCTCCCAACGGCACCTTCAGTCTGCACTACTTCCCTTATTACGGGAAAAAAGCCCAG cctcactaCAGCAACCCTCTGGTGGCCGCGAAGCTCCTCAATGTCCCCTGGAACGCTGAGGTCGCCATTGTGTGCAAGGTCATGGCAGAGCACGTGACCTTCGACAATCCTCACGACCCGTATGAAGGGAAAGTGGAGTTCAAACTCAAGATTGAGAAGTGA